A section of the Humulus lupulus chromosome 2, drHumLupu1.1, whole genome shotgun sequence genome encodes:
- the LOC133817363 gene encoding sec1 family domain-containing protein MIP3, which translates to MALVDVTKACLDSIRQIAEDVEGSIVYLDAGSTESLQFMGAFPVLLDLGVRGICSLENMSSFDQVVDWNSSSDPARKVVVITSRLLSDAHRYILRCLCTHRGVRCCTIFTSISELAHSAYPDSPLGPDAFHEYESLLVQDYEEFAKKSVTKTKQPEYSDLKGDMNLTSEEGWSQLTFIEGDTPHLDASPTGRDFYKDNMIEGTEDVGKKLLVSVHHFPMILCPLSPRVFVLPSEGSMAEAYLSVEHDDAFSPGLPPLSTGSTFDGDDTPPGATLTANFLYHLAAKMDLKMEIYSLGDLSKTVGKILTDMSSLYDVGRRRRSAGLLLIDRTLDLLTPCCHGDSLVDRMFSSLPRREKTKYYTHIRGSESKPENGPSSLQRASLDVHIPLAKILSDEDCQTDNFQLLESVEAFLCGWNSSNSDSQIVDLINLKNEIHNREPLCSKVELLNGSFVSTDNFRGTPYLEAILDRRTKDGSILVKKWLQEAIRRENLTVNVKSRPGFVTKSELQAMIKALAKSHSSLLRNKGIIQLAAATLVALDESNSTRWDAFISAEKILNVSAGGDTSQSLASQIEDLINKSAFVKSHGQKKGKTEASKALLSFQDALLLMVTGYILAGENFPTSGPDGPFSWQEEQLLKDSIVDAILENPGVAKLKFLNGLMEELESNINRINSEENKEVSSNKLDNDDFDDDQWGEWGDEDADDDGDSGKKDSYGNMQLKLELRDRVENLFKFLHKLSSLKRKNIPLRDGTFASESNFGGDPYTSKGLLYKLLMKVMNKNDVPGLEYHSSTVGRLFKSGFGRFGLGQAKPNLGDQNVILVFVVGGINGLEVREALEALSDSGRPDVELILGGTTLVTPDDMLDLLLGNSSYF; encoded by the exons ATGGCTTTAGTTGATGTCACCAAAGCTTGCCTCGATTCCATTCGTCAG ATAGCAGAGGACGTAGAAGGTTCGATTGTTTACTTAGATGCTGGCTCTACAGAAAGTTTGCAATTTATGGGTGCATTTCCAGTGTTACTGGACCTTGGAGTACGTGGTATCTGCAGTCTGGAAAACATGTCTTCCTTTGATCAG gTGGTTGATTGGAACTCCAGTTCTGATCCTGCAAGAAAAGTTGTGGTTATCACATCTCGTCTACTAAGTGATGCACATCGATACATTTTGCGTTGCCTATGCACGCATCGAGGTGTTCGTTGTTGTACTATATTCACATCCATCTCAGAG TTAGCTCATTCAGCATACCCTGATTCACCTTTAGGACCTGATGCATTTCATGAATACGAATCCTTGCTTGTCCAAGATTATGAAGAATTTGCTAAGAAAAGTGTCACAAAAACCAAGCAACCAGAATATAGCGACTTAAAGGGAGATATGAATTTGACCTCTGAAGAAGGATGGTCGCAACTCACTTTCATTGAAGGGGATACCCCACACCTTGATGCCAGTCCCACTGGAAGAGATTTTTACAAAGATAATATGATAGAAGGCACAGAAGATGTAGGAAAAAAGTTGCTTGTTTCTGTTCATCACTTCCCAATGATTTTGTGTCCTCTTTCACCAAGAGTCTTTGTTTTACCTTCAGAGGGATCAATGGCCGAAGCATACTTATCAGTTGAACATGATGATGCCTTTAGTCCAGGATTGCCTCCCTTAAGCACTGGTTCAACTTTTGATGGTGATGATACTCCTCCTGGAGCAACTCTTACTGCAAATTTTCTTTACCATCTTGCTGCCAAG ATGGATTTAAAGATGGAAATATATTCCCTTGGTGATCTCTCAAAAACAGTGGGAAAGATTTTGACTGACATGTCAAGTCTCTATGATGTTGGTCGGCGCAGACGATCAGCGGGGCTTTTACTCATTGACCGCACACTTGATCTTCTTACTCCATGCTGTCATGGGGATTCACTTGTTGATCGTATGTTTTCATCTTTGCCCAGAAGAGAGAAAACAAAGTACTACACCCATATAAGAGGATCAGAAAGCAAACCAGAAAATGGCCCTTCTAGCCTGCAGCGTGCTTCTCTCGATGTTCATATACCACTTGCTAAAATTTTAAGTGATGAAGACTGCCAAACGGATAACTTCCAGCTCTTAGAAAGTGTTGAAGCTTTTCTATGTGGGTGGAACTCCAGCAATTCAGATTCTCAAATTGTAGATTTGATTAATCTCAAGAATGAAATCCATAACAGAGAGCCTCTTTGCTCTAAGGTGGAGCTTTTAAATGGGTCCTTTGTCTCCACTGATAACTTCCGTGGAACTCCATACTTGGAAGCCATATTAGATAGAAGAACAAAAGATGGATCCATTTTGGTGAAGAAGTGGCTTCAAGAAGCCATTCGCAGGGAAAACTTAACTGTGAATGTTAAATCTCGTCCTGGTTTTGTGACAAAATCAGAATTGCAAGCTATGATTAAAGCTCTGGCTAAAAGTCATTCTTCTTTATTGAGAAACAAAGGAATTATTCAATTAGCTGCAGCTACACTGGTTGCCCTTGATGAATCAAATTCTACAAGATGGGATGCATTCATCAGTGCTGAGAAAATACTGAATGTAAGTGCTGGTGGAGACACAAGCCAGAGTCTTGCTTCTCAAATTGAAGATCTCATTAATAAAAGTGCTTTTGTAAAATCACATGGCCAGAAGAAAGGAAAAACTGAAGCCTCAAAAGCTTTACTTTCATTTCAAGATGCACTGCTCCTTATGGTGACTGGATATATACTGGCTGGTGAGAATTTCCCAACATCTGGACCTGATGGCCCTTTCTCATGGCAAGAGGAGCAATTATTGAAAGATTCTATAGTTGATGCGATTCTCGAAAACCCAGGAGTAgcaaaactgaaatttctaaatgGTCTCATGGAAGAGCTTGAGAGCAACATTAACAGGATTAACTCAGAGGAAAACAAAGAAGTATCTTCAAATAAACTGGACAATGATGATTTTGATGATGATCAATGGGGTGAGTGGGGTGATGAAGATGCTGACGATGATGGGGATAGTGGTAAGAAAGACTCATATGGTAACATGCAGCTGAAGTTGGAATTACGTGACAGGGTCGAGAACCTTTTTAAATTCCTACATAAATTATCCAGTTTGAAGAGGAAGAACATACCATTGCGAGATGGAACATTTGCTTCTGAAAGTAATTTCGGTGGAGACCCTTACACAAGCAAAGGCCTACTTTATAAACTTCTAATGAAAGTTATGAATAAGAATGATGTTCCTGGGTTGGAGTACCATTCCTCTACGGTCGGACGACTTTTCAAGAGTGGGTTTGGAAGATTTGGCCTTGGGCAG GCAAAACCAAATCTAGGGGACCAAAATGTCATCCTGGTTTTTGTTGTCGGAGGCATCAACGGCCTTGAG GTACGGGAAGCTCTAGAGGCATTATCTGATAGTGGAAGACCTGATGTAGAATTGATACTGGGTGGAACAACACTCGTAACTCCTGATGACATGCTTGATTTACTACTGGGGAATTCTAGTTATTTCTGA
- the LOC133817362 gene encoding uncharacterized protein LOC133817362 yields MAALRLLSEARRHYLASPSHNLPLPPALRFHRFLCSSSQPLSESDPNPSPPEPPRRSTGSVPIQPVSYAIKPKDQSLAEGESPHSTPTPPQQPRGTRQTPNEEIRSNWTREDARFMRDVPSITPVSYPSRTAPLPEDKAPAENRASENEELHREKQQIEMENRMRRRVFKVLEEDKVVAPFPMLIEVEKKERKPILDLMEAIRQVKASAKCNFDETVEAHVKLGIDAKRAGRGVRGNMTLPHGSGKVVRVAFFAEGELADEARAAGADIVGGAELVEEVASSNKLNVDKCFATNEMILRMGKISRILRERGLWPDRKLGTVTNDVSEALNKVTSHTDFKMDKTSIVHVGVGKASYSEDFLRENIGAFMNALLLAKPQGLKKASKYAGYITSFHICSTMGPGFPVSIQSLSKAADHYNKVHLK; encoded by the exons ATGGCGGCCCTTAGGCTCCTCTCGGAAGCTCGCCGCCATTACCTCGCTTCTCCTTCTCACAATCTACCTCTTCCACCAGCTCTCCGCTTTCACAGATTCCTTTGCTCCTCCTCACAACCACTGTCCGAATCTGATCCAAACCCTTCCCCACCCGAACCCCCAAGACGATCCACGGGGTCTGTACCAATACAGCCTGTTTCGTACGCCATCAAACCCAAAGACCAGTCTCTGGCCGAAGGAGAGTCTCCTCACTCAACTCCAACTCCGCCGCAACAACCCCGGGGGACTCGCCAGACGCCGAACGAGGAAATCCGCTCCAACTGGACCCGCGAGGATGCCCGGTTCATGAGGGATGTGCCTTCCATTACGCCGGTCTCGTATCCTTCGCGCACCGCGCCGTTACCGGAAGATAAGGCTCCGGCCGAAAATCGGGCGAGTGAGAACGAGGAATTGCATAGGGAGAAACAGCAAATCGAGATGGAGAATCGAATGAGGAGGAGAGTGTTTAAAGTTCTGGAGGAAGACAAGGTGGTGGCTCCTTTCCCGATGTTGATTGAGGTcgagaagaaggagagaaagcCTATCCTTGATTTGATGGAGGCAATTCGGCAAGTCAAG GCTAGTGCCAAATGCAATTTTGATGAAACTGTTGAAGCACATGTGAAATTGGGTATAGATGCAAAGCGAGCG GGAAGGGGAGTTCGTGGTAACATGACTCTGCCTCATGGTAGCGGGAAG GTTGTCAGGGTTGCATTTTTTGCTGAAGGGGAACTTGCAGATGAAGCTAGAGCAGCAGGAGCTGATATTGTTGGCGGTGCTGAACTTGTCGAAGAAGTTGCTA GCAGTAACAAGCTCAATGTTGACAAGTGTTTTGCTACAAATGAAATGATTCTGCGAATGGGAAAG ATTTCAAGGATTCTTAGAGAGCGTGGTCTTTGGCCTGATCGTAAA CTAGGCACTGTGACGAATGATGTTTCAGAGGCACTGAACAAAGTAACAAGTCATACTGACtttaaaatggacaaaacatcCATAGTCCACGTTGGAGTTGGGAAG GCGAGTTATTCAGAGGATTTTCTACGTGAGAATATTGGTGCATTTATGAACGCTCTTCTGCTTGCCAAACCTCAAGGCTTGAAAAAGG CATCTAAATACGCAGGGTATATCACCTCCTTCCATATATGCAGCACG ATGGGTCCAGGATTCCCTGTCTCAATACAATCGCTATCCAAGGCTGCAGATCATTACAACAAAGTGCACCTTAAATGA